A DNA window from Arachis duranensis cultivar V14167 chromosome 3, aradu.V14167.gnm2.J7QH, whole genome shotgun sequence contains the following coding sequences:
- the LOC107479250 gene encoding uncharacterized protein LOC107479250, protein MHNQGDGQNEFHGDTYNSSWRNQRNLRELKDQQFPKFLEVFKKLEINISLAEALGQMPLYAKFLKELINKKRSWNERETVFLTQECSAVIQKGLPPKLKVPGSFFLPSTIGNMSIDKALCDLGSSINLMPLSMMRKLSIEEGKPLKMTLQLADRSMVILKGVVENLLVKVGKFIFPADFVILDLDKEGGDSIILGRPFLATTRAIIDVEKGERTLRAHDEKIILNVFKEM, encoded by the exons atgcacaaccaaggAGATGGACAAAATGAGTTTCATGGAGATACCTACAACTCATCCTGGAGGAACCAGCGCAATTTGAG AGAGCTTAAAGACCAACAGTTCCCCAAGTTCCTAGAAgttttcaagaagctggaaatcaataTTTCACTTGCTGAAGCATTGGGGCAGATGCCTCTGTATGCTAAATTCCTCAAAGAGCTCATCAACAAAAAGAGAAGCTGGAATGAAAGGGAAACAGTGTTCTTAACCCAAGAGTGTAGTGCAGTAATCCAAAAAGGACTTCCACCAAAGCTCAAAGTCCCTGGGAGTTTCTTTCTGCCTAGCACCATTGGCAATATGTCTATCGATAAGGCATTATGTGATTTAGGATCAAGTATAAATTTGATGCCCTTATCTATGATGAGAAAGTTGTCTATCGAAGAAGGGAAACCTCTAAAGATGACCTTGCAACTAGCTGATAGATCAATGGTGATCCTTAAGGGAGTGGTTGAGAATCTCTTAGTTAAGGTGGGGAAGTTTATTTTCCCAGCGgactttgtgattttggattTGGACAAAGAGGGAGGTGATTCTATCATACTAGGAAGGCCTTTCCTAGCAACAACAAGGGCCATCATTGATGTCGAAAAGGGGGAAAGGACTTTGAGAGCACATGATGAGAAGATCATTCTAAATGTCTTTAAAGAAATGTAG